A window of the Diospyros lotus cultivar Yz01 unplaced genomic scaffold, ASM1463336v1 superscaf1, whole genome shotgun sequence genome harbors these coding sequences:
- the LOC127793157 gene encoding VQ motif-containing protein 1-like, whose protein sequence is MAAGPIPVQQPAVKVVYIDTRYVDVDPLSFKSVVQSLTGKDSSAVDIAWMTTANSSISGQKRKRCRGGGVSASSEEYCCSSYDKGFEGLLMELPPRPMEELRWLWSESKSLAT, encoded by the coding sequence ATGGCGGCCGGACCAATCCCAGTGCAACAGCCTGCAGTCAAGGTGGTTTACATCGACACTCGTTACGTGGACGTTGATCCCCTCAGCTTCAAATCGGTCGTCCAGAGCCTCACCGGCAAGGACTCCTCCGCCGTTGATATTGCATGGATGACGACGGCAAACAGCTCCATTTCAGGGCAAAAGCGCAAAAGATGCCGCGGCGGTGGCGTTTCAGCTTCATCGGAAGAATACTGCTGCTCGTCGTATGATAAGGGGTTTGAGGGATTGTTGATGGAGCTGCCGCCGCGGCCCATGGAGGAGTTGCGGTGGCTCTGGTCTGAATCAAAATCCCTAGCCACTTAG